Genomic DNA from Niallia circulans:
ATCTTTTTTTACAAAAAAAGTATTAACTTATATTGAAATAAAAGGGATTTTCAAGCATAATAAGTGAAAATGAGAAAAGTAATTTTTTGTTAGTGGTGTTACTTAATGTCGTTATAATGGATCACTTTTAAAAAAGGAGCTTGTCTGATGAATGGTAAAAAAAGACTAATCCAAGCAAAATACAGGGCTAAAAAGAAAGAGATGCAGGAACATAATAAATCGATTGCGGTTTTTTATCTTTTGGCTCTAATTGTGCTCATTATGATGCAAAGTGATTTTGGAAGCAAATCTATATTTCCTTTCGACGGAAATGGCATTTATACTTATTATAGCGAGTAAACAAAAATGAATTGATATACGTAAGTCAGTCCTATACAAAGTGTACAGGGCTTTTTTTATTGAACTTCAATGTGTGCAAATATCTACTACGCAAGAGCTGAAAAAATGTATAAAGAAGATGTTTGAACATACCATTTTAAACCCTTCCTCATAGTATATAAAAGTAGTTAGGAAATGGAGGGCAAATAGCTTGGATAATCTTATTACAGTCCTAATCCCGTTTTACAATCCTGGTAAATATATCATTGATGCTATTAGCAGTATTTACGCACAAAATTATTTCTCCTGGAAAATCGTTTTGGTAGATGACGGCTCGACAGATGAGAGTTCAGAGTTAGCAAAAAAATATCTTGTTGATCCAAGGATAACGTATGTAAGACATGACGAAAACAAGGGGCAATCGGTTAGTTTGAATACTGGACTTGAGCATATTGAAACACCCTTTTTTGTTCAGCTTGATCCTGATGACTGGCTTTATCCAGACACCTTGCAAAGCTTAGCAGATGAAGCATTGAAACAGCCAGAGGATGTTGCGGTCATTAGCGGCAATATTAATATAAGTTTTGAAGATGAATATGGACAAGTGTATTTATCGCGAATAAAAAAAGGCCAGCATTATGATAATCCATATGATTTTTTATTGGCAAATACATCTATTTGGCCAAGATGCTACAGAACCTCTGCAGTACGAGAGGTAGGAGGCTGGCCATTGGATGATCCTTATGGAGGCAGATATGTGGAAGACATTAGAATACTGCTTCTGTTAATAATTTCTTATCGTTTTTATTGGATTGATCAGCTTATGCTTTATCATCGCAGACATGAAAAAAATAACACAAATGAAAAAAATGAAACAGCTTCTTCCCTAAGATTGCTTATTGAAGAAACATTAGTCAATTGGGGAGATGTGTACAAGCCTGTATTTAAATATGAAGATAGCTACATGATACTGGATGGTCTTGAGGATAATACCGATAGTCAAGAGGATAATACAGCAGAAATTATTAGGGAAATACCAGTGTCAGAGTAATCTAAGAGGAATAGAAAAAAGAGGCTGGTACAAAACAAAAGATAACCTTTCTAAACACGAATAATAAAATTACATCCATATTTGAAAAATGAAGCTAGTGACTAAATAGAATATGGAGTTATAATTAGTTCATTTCATTACGCGCTCGTCCTCGCGCTTTCCGCGGGGAAAGCTTGAGTCTCCTCGTCTTCGCCTGCGGGGACTAAA
This window encodes:
- a CDS encoding glycosyltransferase family 2 protein encodes the protein MDNLITVLIPFYNPGKYIIDAISSIYAQNYFSWKIVLVDDGSTDESSELAKKYLVDPRITYVRHDENKGQSVSLNTGLEHIETPFFVQLDPDDWLYPDTLQSLADEALKQPEDVAVISGNINISFEDEYGQVYLSRIKKGQHYDNPYDFLLANTSIWPRCYRTSAVREVGGWPLDDPYGGRYVEDIRILLLLIISYRFYWIDQLMLYHRRHEKNNTNEKNETASSLRLLIEETLVNWGDVYKPVFKYEDSYMILDGLEDNTDSQEDNTAEIIREIPVSE